The following nucleotide sequence is from Chromobacterium rhizoryzae.
TACAGGCCGAAGCTGGCCGGGAACGGCGGCTTGAAGCGCGGTTGACCCTTCTTGCCTTCCAGCGATTCCAGCAGCGCGGTTTCCTCGCCGCAGATGTAGGCGCCGTAGCCGTGATGGGCGAACAGGTCGAAGTTGAAGCCGGAACCCAGGATGTTCTCGCCGAGGAGGCCCGCCTTGCGCGCTTCGTCCAGCGCTTCTTCGAAACGCTCGTACTCGGCGAAGATTTCACCGTGGATGTAGTTGTAGCCGGCCTTGGTGCCCATCGCGTAACCGGCGATGATCATGCCTTCGATCAGCGAATGCGGATTGAAGCGCAGGATGTCGCGGTCCTTGAAAGTGCCCGGTTCGCCCTCGTCGGTGTTGCACACCACGTATTTGTCGCCCGGGAAGGAGCGCGGCATGAAGCTCCACTTCAGGCCGGTGGGGAAACCCGCGCCGCCGCGGCCGCGCAGGCCGGAGTTCTTCACTTCGGCGATCACGTCTTCCTGGGCCATCTTGCTGTCCAGGATGCGGCGCAGCGCCTGGTAGCCTCCGCGCGCCTCGTAGGCGCTCAGTTGCCAGCAATGGGGGTCGGAAGTGTCGACGCCATCGAAAATCACGCCATTGACGAAGATTGCCATTATTTCAGCTCCGCCAGTTTCTTATCGATTGCTTCGGGCGTCATGAAGCTGCACATCTTGTGGTTGTTGACCAGCAAGACCGGCGCGTCGCCACAGGCGCCCATGCACTCCCCTTCCAGCAAGGTGTACTTGCCGTCGGCGCTGGTTTCGCCGATGGCGACGCCCAGCTTCTTGGAGATGTACTCGGCGGCGTTGACGCCGCCGGACAAGGCACAGGGCAGGTTGGTGCAGACAGTGATCTTGTACTGCCCAACCGGCTTCATGTCGTACATATTGTAAAAGGTGGCGACTTCGTACGCGGCTACCGGCGGGATCTGCAGGTAGTTGGCGACGAACTCGATCACCTCGGTATTCAGGCAACGCTCCTCCGGAGCGGAGCCCGCTTCGCGACGTTCAGTCAGCGCGATGCGCAAGGCGCCCATCACCGCGGACCGTTTCTGGTCGGCGGGATATTTGGCGACTTCGCGATCGATTTTGGCTAGCGATTCAGCGGACAGCATCAGCGGTCAATCTCCCCAAACACGATATCCTGCGTACCGATGATGGCCACCACGTCGGCGATCATATGGCCCTTGGCCATCTCGTCCAGCGCCGCCAGGTGGGCGTAGCCGGGCGCGCGGATCTTCAGGCGGTACGGCTTGTTGGCGCCGTCGGACACCAGGTAGACGCCGAACTCGCCTTTCGGGTGCTCGGTGCCCACATAAGCCTCGCCCTCCGGCACGTGCATGCCTTCGGTAAACAGTTTGAAGTGGTGGATCAGGTCTTCCATATTGGCCTTCATGCCTTCGCGCGAAGGCGGCGCCACTTTATGGTTGTCGGTGATCACCGGGCCCGGGTTCTTGCGCAGCCATTCCACGCACTGGCGGATGATGCGGTTGGACTGACGCATTTCCTCGACGCGCACCAGGTAGCGGTCGTAGCAATCGCCGTTGACGCCCACCGGGATATCGAAATCCAGCTTGGAATACACATCGTAGGGCTGCTTCTTGCGCAAATCCCAGGCAATGCCGGAGCCGCGCAGCATCGGGCCGGTCAGGCCCAGGTTCAGCGCGCGCTCGGGCGTCACCACGCCGATGCCGACGGTGCGCTGTTTCCAGATGCGGTTGTCGGTCAGCAGGGTCTCGTACTCGTCCACATAGCCCGGGAAGCGCTGGGTGAACTCGTCGATGAAGTCCAGCAGCGAACCCTGGCGGCCTTCGTTGCGGCGGGCCAGTTCGCGGGCGTTCTTGATCTTGGAGACGGTGTACTGCGGCATGCTGTCCGGCAGATCGCGATACACGCCGCCGGGACGGAAGTAAGCCGCGTGCAGACGCGCGCCGGACACCGCCTCATAGCAGTCCATCAGGTCTTCGCGTTCGCGGAAGGCGTACAGGAACACGGTCATCGCGCCGATGTCGAGGCCGTGCGCGCCAATCCACAGCAAGTGGTTCAGCAGACGGGTGATCTCGGCGAACATCACGCGGATGTATTGCGCGCGTTCCGGCACGTCGATGCCCAGCAGCTTCTCGATGGACAGGCAGTAAGCGTGCTCGTTGCACATCATGGACACGTAGTCGAGACGGTCCATATAAGGCAGCGACTGGATGAAGGTCTTGCTCTCGGCCAGCTTCTCGGTGCCGCGGTGCAGCAGGCCGATGTGCGGGTCGGCGCGCTGGACGACTTCGCCGTCCAGTTCCAGCACCAGGCGCAACACGCCGTGCGCGGCCGGGTGCTGCGGGCCGAAGTTGAGGGTGTAGTTACGGATTTCAGCCACCGTAGTTCTCCTCGCGAATGATGCGCGGCGTGATTTCGCGCGGCTCGATGGTCACCGGCTGATAGATCACGCGCTGTTGTGTCGGGTCGTAACGCATTTCCACGTGACCGGACAGCGGGAAGTCCTTGCGGAACGGATGGCCGACGAAACCGTAGTCGGTCAGGATGCGGCGCAGGTCGGGGTGGCCGTCGAAAACGATGCCGAACAGGTCGAACGCTTCGCGCTCGAACCAGTTGACGCCGCTCCAGACGCCGACGACCGAGTCGACCACCGGGAAGGCGTCGTCTTCGGCGAACACGCGCAGGCGGACGCGCTGATTGTGCTTGACCGACAACAGGTGGTAGACAACGGCGAAGCGCGGACCGTCCCATACCTCGTCGCGGTATGCGCTGTAGTCCACGCCGCACAAATCGATGCATTGCTCAAAAGACAGGTCGGCGTGATCGCGCAGCGTGGTCGCCACGGCGATCAGATCCGCCGCCTTGCATACAATGGTCAGCTCTTCCAGAGCCAGCGTGCTTTGCACGAGCTTGTCGCCCAGCGCCTGCTGCACAGCCGACCCTAACGCTTCCATTTTCTTGGAGGCCATAAGTTTCTACCTTAGCGGGCGATGGTGTTGGTGCGTTTGATCTTGTTCTGCAGCTGAATGATGCCGTACAGCAAGGCCTCTGCAGTTGGCGGACAGCCGGGCACGTAGACGTCGACCGGCACGATGCGATCGCAGCCGCGCACGACTGAATAGGAATAATGATAATAGCCGCCGCCGTTGGCACAGGACCCCATCGAGATCACCCAGCGCGGCTCGGCCATCTGGTCGTAAACCTTGCGCAGGGCCGGAGCCATCTTGTTGCACAGCGTGCCGGCCACGATCATCAGATCGGACTGGCGCGGGCTGGGACGGAACACGATGCCGAAACGGTCCAGGTCGTAGCGCGCCGCGCCGGCGTGCATCATCTCGACCGCGCAACAGGCCAGACCAAAGGTCATCGGCCACAGCGAACCGGTTCGGGTGTAATTGATGAGCTTGTCAGCCGTCGTGGTGACAAACCCCTTCTCCAGAATACCTTCTACTCCCATTCCAGAGCTCCTTTTTTCCACATGTAGACGAAGCCCAGGGTCAATACACCCAGGAACTCCACCATGACGCCCAGACCATAGGTCCCCAGCTCCTTCAACACCACCGCCCACGGCAGCAGGAAGGCGACCTCGAGGTCGAACAGGATGAAGAGGATGGCTATCAGATAATAGCGGACGTCAAACTTCATGCGGGCATCTTCGAAAGCCTCGAAGCCGCACTCATACGGAGACAGTTTCTCAGGATCGGGACGGTTGGGAGCCAGCAGTTTGCCCAATAAAATAGGGCCTACGCCGACCAACAGTCCGACCATGACAAACAGCAGAATGGGAAAGTAATTTTGCAGCATTTCCCGTACACCCCCACAAAAAAGGGGGTTACCCCCCTTGGCTCCAAATAAAACAGGCCACCGGAGTCCCGGTGGCCTGTTTTTGAATGGTGGTGCCGACAGTGAGACTCGAACTCACACAGCTTTCGCCACTACCCCCTCAAGATAGCGTGTCTACCAATTTCACCATGTCGGCACAGCAAGCTTTAATTGTTACTCCGGTATTTTCGATGTCGTACCCGAAGCTTTATCGCTAGGCACACCGGCCGGGATTTGCGGTGCAACCTGTTCAACCTTGGTCCCCATTACGCCCAAATCGCTTTTTCCGCCCCCAGACAGAAAAACCAGAGCAAGGGAAGTCGAGAAGAACACGGCCGCTGCGACAGCGGTTGTCCTACTCAAGAAATTCGCAGAACCAGACGCGCCGAACAAGCTACCGGAAGAGCCGCTACCGAAAGCCGCCCCCATGTCCGCGCCTTTGCCGTGCTGCATCAAAACCAGCACGATAATAGTCCCTGCAGACAGGATATTTACAATCCAGATAAGCGTCTTAATAAGTTCCATACTATATCAATTTTCCTGCGGCTTGGCAAATTGCCCTGAATGAACCGGCGTCCAGAGATGCCCCTCCAACAAGGGCTCCGTCGACATTTTCAGTCGCCAGAATCGCTTCGGCATTCTCTGCCTTGACACTGCCGCCGTAGAGGACGCGAATATTATCGGAGGCCTTGACGTTTTGCAAGCACCAATTTTTGATCGCGCCGTGGATTTCGGCGATTTGCGCCAGCGTCGCCACCTTGCCGGTGCCGATGGCCCAGACCGGTTCATAAGCCACAACGTATTCACCATGGTCTATCTCGGACAGAAGCGCAAGCTGATCTCTAATCACCTCCAACTGACGGCCCGCCTCGCGCTCGTCCAGCGTTTCCCCGACGCACAACACCGGCACCAGGCCGGCGGCGATGGCGGCGCGCATCTTCTTCAGTAGAACCGCGTTGCTCTCGCCAAAGTACTGGCGGCGCTCCGAGTGGCCCACCAGGGTGTAAGCGCAGCCGATGTCGGCCAGCATCGCGGCGCTGGTCTCGCCGGTGAAGGCGCCGTCCTGATCGAAGGCGCTGACGTCTTGCGCGCACAAGCGCAAGGCCTGACCGCGCAGCCGCTCGCCCAGGCCGGCCAGGTAGATCGCCGGCGCGGCCACGCCGATCCAGTCGCGGTTGCTCGTCTCGTCCGCCAGCAGCGCCTGCAGCAGCGTCTGCGCGCTGTCGGCGCGGGTATTCATCTTCCAGTTGCCAATCACCAGCTTGCCGGCCATCTCCGCCTCCCGCGATTCTTAAATATCCGCCGATTATATCCGCAGCCGCCATCTTGGCTCAAACCGGCATCCGGCTGATGTTGATTGTCCGCAAACGAAGCCGTTTCGACGACTTGTAATATTCCTGAAAAATTTCAGCCTTAGCATGCGCCCATCACCACGCACCTCATCCATTCTCAGGAGTAGGCATGAAACAGTCTGTTCGTCTGGCCGCATCGTTTGTACTGGGTTCCGTCTGCCTGTCCGGCGCGGCCGTGGCCGCCGACATCACCGGCGCGGGCGCCACCTTCCCGTACCCGCTGTACGCCAAATGGGCCGCCGCCTACAAGGCCGGCACCAATAATAATCTGAACTATCAATCCATCGGTTCCGGCGGCGGCATCAAGCAGATCCAGTCCAAGACCGTGGATTTCGGCGCGTCCGATATGCCGCTGAAGCCGGAAGAGCTGGAAAAATCCGGACTGACCCAATTCCCCACCGTGATCGGCGGCGTGGTGCCGGTGCTGAACGTGCCCGGCATCACCCCGGGACAAGTGAAGTTCACCGGCCCGCTGCTGGCCGACATCTACCTGGGCAAGGTGTCCAAGTGGAACGACCCGGCCATCGCCAAGCTGAACCCCGGCGTCAAGCTGCCGGACCTGCGCATCTCCGTGGTGCGTCGCTCCGACGGCTCCGGCACCACTTTCATCTTCACCAACTACCTGTCCAAGGTCTCTCCGGACTGGGCCAAGGAAGTGGGCTCCAACACCGCGGTCAGCTGGAAAGGCAACCCGGTGGGCGGCAAGGGCAATGAGGGCGTGGCCAACTACGTGACCCGCATCAAGGGCGCGATCGGCTACGTGGAATACGCCTACGCCAAGCAGAACAAGCTGGCCTTCGGCCTGATGCAGAACCAGGCCGGCAGCTTCGTCAAGCCGGACGAGTCCAGCTTCAAGGCCGCCGCCGCCAACGCCGACTGGAAAAAAGCGCCGGGCTTCTATCTGCTGCTGACCAACCAGCCGGGCAAGGACAGCTGGCCGATCGCCGGCGCCACCTTCATCCTGATGCACAAGAAACAGGACAAGCCGGCGCAAGGCGGCGAGGTGCTGAAGTTCTTCGACTGGGCTTACAAGAACGGCGACAAGACCGCGCTGGATCTGGACTACATCCCGATGCCGGACGCGATCAAGGGCGTGATCCGCGCCAGCTGGAAGCAAATTGCCGACAACGGCGGCAAGCCGGTGTGGAACTGAGCCGCATACAATGCACGCAAGCGGCCGGGGACGCGCTCCCCGGCTTTTTGTCTGATAAATGAGCATGCATATGCAAAAGTTGAGCAATCCGCAGCAAATCAAAACCCAGTTATTGCTGGACAATCTGTTCCGCTGGGTCACCCGTTTTTTCGCCTTCCTGGTGCTGGCCTTGCTGGTGGGCATCCTGATTTCGCTGTTGATCGGCGCGCTGCCGAGCATCCACGCCTTCGGCTTCAAGTTTCTGGTCACCAGCGACTGGGACCCGGTCAATGAGCGGTTCGGCGCGCTGGTGCCCATCTTCGGCAC
It contains:
- the nuoE gene encoding NADH-quinone oxidoreductase subunit NuoE, translating into MLSAESLAKIDREVAKYPADQKRSAVMGALRIALTERREAGSAPEERCLNTEVIEFVANYLQIPPVAAYEVATFYNMYDMKPVGQYKITVCTNLPCALSGGVNAAEYISKKLGVAIGETSADGKYTLLEGECMGACGDAPVLLVNNHKMCSFMTPEAIDKKLAELK
- a CDS encoding NADH-quinone oxidoreductase subunit C; the encoded protein is MASKKMEALGSAVQQALGDKLVQSTLALEELTIVCKAADLIAVATTLRDHADLSFEQCIDLCGVDYSAYRDEVWDGPRFAVVYHLLSVKHNQRVRLRVFAEDDAFPVVDSVVGVWSGVNWFEREAFDLFGIVFDGHPDLRRILTDYGFVGHPFRKDFPLSGHVEMRYDPTQQRVIYQPVTIEPREITPRIIREENYGG
- a CDS encoding NADH-quinone oxidoreductase subunit D, which produces MAEIRNYTLNFGPQHPAAHGVLRLVLELDGEVVQRADPHIGLLHRGTEKLAESKTFIQSLPYMDRLDYVSMMCNEHAYCLSIEKLLGIDVPERAQYIRVMFAEITRLLNHLLWIGAHGLDIGAMTVFLYAFREREDLMDCYEAVSGARLHAAYFRPGGVYRDLPDSMPQYTVSKIKNARELARRNEGRQGSLLDFIDEFTQRFPGYVDEYETLLTDNRIWKQRTVGIGVVTPERALNLGLTGPMLRGSGIAWDLRKKQPYDVYSKLDFDIPVGVNGDCYDRYLVRVEEMRQSNRIIRQCVEWLRKNPGPVITDNHKVAPPSREGMKANMEDLIHHFKLFTEGMHVPEGEAYVGTEHPKGEFGVYLVSDGANKPYRLKIRAPGYAHLAALDEMAKGHMIADVVAIIGTQDIVFGEIDR
- the pstS gene encoding phosphate ABC transporter substrate-binding protein PstS, which produces MKQSVRLAASFVLGSVCLSGAAVAADITGAGATFPYPLYAKWAAAYKAGTNNNLNYQSIGSGGGIKQIQSKTVDFGASDMPLKPEELEKSGLTQFPTVIGGVVPVLNVPGITPGQVKFTGPLLADIYLGKVSKWNDPAIAKLNPGVKLPDLRISVVRRSDGSGTTFIFTNYLSKVSPDWAKEVGSNTAVSWKGNPVGGKGNEGVANYVTRIKGAIGYVEYAYAKQNKLAFGLMQNQAGSFVKPDESSFKAAAANADWKKAPGFYLLLTNQPGKDSWPIAGATFILMHKKQDKPAQGGEVLKFFDWAYKNGDKTALDLDYIPMPDAIKGVIRASWKQIADNGGKPVWN
- a CDS encoding NADH-quinone oxidoreductase subunit A; protein product: MLQNYFPILLFVMVGLLVGVGPILLGKLLAPNRPDPEKLSPYECGFEAFEDARMKFDVRYYLIAILFILFDLEVAFLLPWAVVLKELGTYGLGVMVEFLGVLTLGFVYMWKKGALEWE
- the tpiA gene encoding triose-phosphate isomerase encodes the protein MAGKLVIGNWKMNTRADSAQTLLQALLADETSNRDWIGVAAPAIYLAGLGERLRGQALRLCAQDVSAFDQDGAFTGETSAAMLADIGCAYTLVGHSERRQYFGESNAVLLKKMRAAIAAGLVPVLCVGETLDEREAGRQLEVIRDQLALLSEIDHGEYVVAYEPVWAIGTGKVATLAQIAEIHGAIKNWCLQNVKASDNIRVLYGGSVKAENAEAILATENVDGALVGGASLDAGSFRAICQAAGKLI
- a CDS encoding NuoB/complex I 20 kDa subunit family protein — encoded protein: MGVEGILEKGFVTTTADKLINYTRTGSLWPMTFGLACCAVEMMHAGAARYDLDRFGIVFRPSPRQSDLMIVAGTLCNKMAPALRKVYDQMAEPRWVISMGSCANGGGYYHYSYSVVRGCDRIVPVDVYVPGCPPTAEALLYGIIQLQNKIKRTNTIAR
- the secG gene encoding preprotein translocase subunit SecG, which encodes MELIKTLIWIVNILSAGTIIVLVLMQHGKGADMGAAFGSGSSGSLFGASGSANFLSRTTAVAAAVFFSTSLALVFLSGGGKSDLGVMGTKVEQVAPQIPAGVPSDKASGTTSKIPE